The proteins below are encoded in one region of Rana temporaria chromosome 2, aRanTem1.1, whole genome shotgun sequence:
- the LOC120926791 gene encoding uncharacterized protein LOC120926791: MRPSLRSLFEQIVNSPIEQSEEHSSSNEENDNNGSVKSVGHVPGNLAAMVRTQKKNMTVDTKDKSQTSSKHKKPDSKAQTTPPGNINSLKKRNKRKNSEKERKKETPSPKDVGPSKFTETFGECIKIKTASVTSQKSTSESQQRHKSTKSTHEDYKQSKTYPKAKHQKQQPEFGKSNFHHQDKSECRVSKASKSHPEPRQPMESSQQSLFSTEVPKKISKPARSDVIMSSNPASPVLIDGDEFSTESESENPAVRPGKKILKEKKRIRNRKFTFHENLVLIENLVPHFHKLLGNRAAATESAWKNTIWKQIADAVTSVGVSPRSADNVRKRYQDIRLLLRRKISDENKSRKATGGGPEKKIVYHQYEELLRPYIDLDSIVGIKAGFDTSRHHENEQHNAAQHTYRQQKLSFMAKLTELLEAHLPSPGEQSHNARNLTSSNHSSFVCESIIENDAIDNFTIQDI, encoded by the exons ATGAGGCCGAGTCTAAGATCGCTGTTTGAGCAAATT GTTAATTCGCCCATCGAACAGTCAGAAGAACATTCAAGCTCCAatgag gaaaaTGACAATAATGGATCTGTCAAGTCAGTGGGTCATGTACCCGGAAATCTAGCTGCTATGGTG cgcacccaaaaaaaaaatatgacggtAGATACTAAAGATAAATCACAGACATCATCGAAGCATAAGAAACCTGATTCCAAGGCACAGACCACTCCTCCT GGGAATATTAACTCActtaaaaaacgaaataaaagaaaaaattcagaaaagGAACGCAAAAAGGAGACACCGTCACCCAAGGATGTGGGTCCATCCAAATTTACGGAAACATTTGGGGAATGTATTAAG ATCAAAACTGCGTCTGTTACCTCACAAAAATCAACATCAGAATCACAACAAAGACACAAATCAACAAAATCGACGCATGAAGATTACAAGCAATCCAAAACATACCCAAAAGCTAAGCACCAAAAGCAGCAGCCTGAGTTTGGTAAGAGCAATTTCCACCATCAAGACAAATCTGAATGTAGAGTTAGTAAAGCAAGCAAGTCCCATCCAGAACCTAGACAACCCATGGAATCATCTCAGCAATCACTATTCTCTACTGAAGTGCCAAAAAAGATCTCCAAGCCAGCAAGGTCAGATGTCATCATGTCATCTAATCCTGCCTCGCCAGTGTTAATAGACGGAGATGAATTTTCGACAGAGAGTGAATCTGAGAATCCAGCAGTTCGTCCAGGCAAAAAAATCCTTAAGGAAAAAAAGCGAATCCGAAATCGAAAATTCACATTCCATGAAAACCTAGTCTTAATTGAGAAccttgttccacattttcacaagcTCCTTGGAAACAGAGCAGCTGCTACGGAGTCAGCATGGAAAAACACAATCTGGAAGCAAATTGCAGATGCAGTTACGAGTGTGGGTGTCTCTCCACGATCAGCAGATAACGTACGTAAGCGGTACCAGGACATTCGGCTTCTACTAAGGCGCAAGATTTCGGATGAAAACAAGAGCAG AAAAGCAACAGGGGGTGGCCCtgagaagaaaatagtttaccacCAGTATGAAGAGTTACTGCGTCCATACATAGATCTAGATTCCATTGTTGGCATCAAGGCTGGTTTTGATACCTCGAGGCACCATGAAAACG AGCAACATAATGCAGCTCAACACACCTATCGCCAGCAGAAGCTCTCCTTTATGGCCAAACTAACTGAACTCTTAGAAGCACATCTGCCATCTCCTGGTGAGCAATCTCATAATGCTCGGAATCTaaccagcagcaaccacagcagtTTTGTTTGTGAAAGTATTATCGAAAATGATGCTATTGATAATTTTACTATTCAGGATATTTAA